The sequence ACTCGTTGTCTGTTCCATCTCTTAACTGACCGACATTAAGCACCTTGGGTGCTTTTTTTGTTTTTGTCATCCACCGAATCGTTTTAGTGATCTGCTGAAACCTCCTCATTTCGTTTAAAAAGTCACGTTTGGCTTGGCCCGTTTTCTCCAGAAAAAGATGTCAGCAAGCACCTCCATACAGCCAAGCCTTTTCAGTGCTTTCAGTAAGCGATATCTGCCACTGCTTTAGGAACTGTCCAGCGGTTTCTGTAGTGAGTTTTTGCACGTGTCTTTCTATGCTTTGGACGCGAGCAGTAAGGCATTAGCCCATGGACGCCGACGCTCGCAGACCTGAAAACTGACAGAGGTGTGAAATGAACTGCCCAGCAGCAACCCAAGCAGCCCGTGAACAGTTGCTCACTACTGCTCACTCTTTCCACAATTTCGAGTACCGCCCCGAAAACAAATATCTCTTGCAGGTGCTTCCCGGAAATCCAGCAATCGAAGCGCTGAATTCCTCCAGTTGTCTTTTGGCGTCAGTCACCAGTTTTCTTGACCGCCTGATCGATGGCGATACGGACGCCAATGAAATTTACGCAGTCCGATTTATGGTCGAAGCCACGAAAGCCTTAATAGATTCGACAACCAAGAGCGTCGAGTTCGGCAATCTCCATGGCGGTGCCCAATGATCCGCATGCCCAAAGCCGA is a genomic window of Pseudomonas sp. ADAK18 containing:
- a CDS encoding DUF3077 domain-containing protein; amino-acid sequence: MNCPAATQAAREQLLTTAHSFHNFEYRPENKYLLQVLPGNPAIEALNSSSCLLASVTSFLDRLIDGDTDANEIYAVRFMVEATKALIDSTTKSVEFGNLHGGAQ